A stretch of the Clostridium botulinum genome encodes the following:
- the feoB gene encoding ferrous iron transport protein B codes for MGLTYKSTQIDSLRDVYKVEKKQGEYIVALAGNPNTGKSTVFNALTGLHQHTGNWPGKTVVNARGEFSFKNTDCILVDLPGTYSLFATSSEEEVARDFICFGKPDVTVVVTDATCLERNLNLVYQVMELTDKVVLCVNLIDEAKKKNIVIDSKRLQEELGIPIVMTAARSGIGMQELKDAIFKVITGKIISIPNKVIYKDSIEEVIYKLKDIVKEEIPKINSRWLSLRLIDGDDTIIKSILKDLDEKDRENILDIVGNLTKDISKEDIRDYITQEIYKKVENVTHTCVNIDENKFNRDRKIDNYITSRVFGIPIMLAILALLFWITLTGANYPSEFLSTTFFKFEDKLTQWFNMMNSPKWLYGVLVLGLYRTLGWVISVMLPPMAIFFPLFTLLEDLGYLPRVAFNLDHLFKRACAHGKQCLTMCMGIGCNAAGIIGCRIIESPRERLIAILTNNFMPCNGRFPTLLAISSVFLVVGNNSRLSSAIPALTITIMVVLGVIITLIVSYILSKTLLKGVPSSFTLELPPYRKPQIGRILYTSIIDRTIFVLGRAVAIAAPAGVVIWILGNITIGDISILCHIANFLQPLAKIMGLDGFILLAFILGIPANEIVVPILLMAYLSQGSMLDFENLESLKQILISHGWTYLTALNVMIFTLLHWPCATTLWTIKKETGSAKWTALAAIIPTGIAFAICILNTFIFKILGWA; via the coding sequence ATGGGGCTTACTTATAAGTCAACACAAATAGACTCTTTAAGAGATGTCTATAAAGTGGAAAAAAAGCAAGGAGAATATATAGTAGCTTTAGCTGGTAATCCTAACACAGGAAAAAGTACAGTATTTAATGCACTTACTGGTCTTCATCAACATACAGGGAATTGGCCAGGAAAAACTGTTGTAAATGCTAGAGGAGAGTTTAGCTTTAAAAATACAGATTGTATTTTAGTAGATTTGCCAGGAACATATTCATTATTTGCAACTTCTTCTGAGGAAGAGGTAGCAAGAGATTTTATTTGTTTTGGAAAACCAGATGTTACAGTAGTAGTTACAGATGCTACATGTCTAGAGAGAAACTTAAATTTAGTATATCAAGTAATGGAACTTACGGATAAAGTAGTTTTATGTGTAAATCTTATAGATGAGGCTAAGAAAAAGAATATAGTAATAGATTCTAAAAGATTGCAAGAGGAATTGGGCATACCTATTGTAATGACTGCCGCAAGAAGTGGTATTGGGATGCAGGAGTTAAAGGATGCTATATTTAAAGTTATCACTGGCAAAATTATATCAATACCTAATAAAGTAATATATAAGGATAGTATAGAGGAAGTTATATATAAACTTAAAGATATAGTTAAAGAAGAAATACCCAAAATTAATTCAAGGTGGTTATCTCTAAGGCTTATTGATGGAGATGATACAATAATAAAATCTATTTTAAAGGATTTAGATGAAAAAGACAGAGAAAACATACTAGATATTGTGGGAAATTTAACAAAAGATATATCAAAGGAAGACATAAGAGATTATATAACTCAGGAGATTTACAAAAAAGTAGAGAATGTAACTCATACCTGTGTGAACATAGATGAAAATAAATTTAATAGAGATAGAAAAATTGATAACTATATAACATCTAGAGTGTTTGGTATTCCTATTATGTTAGCTATTTTAGCATTACTCTTTTGGATAACTTTAACTGGAGCTAACTATCCTTCAGAATTTTTGTCAACAACATTTTTTAAGTTTGAAGATAAACTTACACAGTGGTTTAATATGATGAATTCCCCTAAATGGTTATATGGAGTATTAGTTTTAGGACTTTACAGAACATTAGGATGGGTAATATCGGTTATGCTACCTCCTATGGCAATATTTTTTCCGTTATTTACATTACTTGAAGATTTGGGATATTTGCCAAGGGTTGCGTTTAATTTAGATCATTTATTTAAGAGGGCATGTGCTCATGGAAAACAATGTCTTACAATGTGTATGGGAATAGGATGTAATGCAGCAGGTATTATTGGTTGTAGAATTATTGAATCACCAAGAGAAAGATTAATAGCTATATTAACTAATAATTTCATGCCTTGTAATGGAAGATTTCCAACGTTGCTTGCAATTTCTTCAGTATTTTTAGTTGTAGGGAATAATAGTAGATTATCAAGTGCTATTCCTGCACTTACAATTACTATAATGGTTGTACTTGGAGTTATAATTACTTTAATTGTTTCATATATACTTTCTAAGACTTTATTGAAGGGAGTTCCTTCTAGTTTTACATTAGAGTTGCCACCGTATAGAAAACCTCAAATAGGAAGGATTTTATATACATCAATAATTGATAGAACTATATTTGTACTTGGAAGAGCAGTTGCTATTGCGGCACCAGCAGGGGTAGTAATATGGATATTAGGTAATATTACTATAGGAGATATAAGTATACTATGTCATATAGCTAATTTTTTACAGCCATTAGCTAAAATTATGGGGCTTGATGGGTTTATCCTTTTAGCATTTATTTTAGGCATACCAGCAAATGAAATAGTAGTTCCTATTTTATTAATGGCATATTTGTCTCAAGGTTCTATGCTAGATTTTGAAAATTTAGAATCATTAAAACAAATTTTGATAAGTCATGGATGGACATATCTTACAGCATTAAATGTTATGATTTTCACATTATTACATTGGCCATGTGCTACAACTTTATGGACAATTAAAAAAGAAACAGGTAGTGCAAAGTGGACAGCACTAGCAGCTATAATTCCAACAGGTATAGCTTTTGCTATATGTATTTTAAATACATTTATATTCAAAATACTAGGATGGGCATAA
- a CDS encoding DUF1836 domain-containing protein, translating to MKLNTEDLNFLIKELYLEADLNLSDIPDLDLYMDQVITLFDDKLKHLKRNEDDKILTKTMINNYTKAKILIPPNKKKYSKNHIILLILIYYLKQILSINDIGLLFNNIIKDLSNSETSNLNLEKIYQSFLNIKKLEATSINENLQNKLILIKNETKDFSDNNIEISQMLLQVLCVINEANTYKRIAEKMIDEFFTNYLDK from the coding sequence ATGAAATTAAATACAGAAGACTTGAATTTTTTAATAAAAGAGTTATATTTAGAAGCTGACCTAAACCTGTCAGACATACCTGATTTAGATTTATATATGGATCAAGTTATTACTTTGTTTGATGATAAACTTAAACATTTAAAACGAAATGAAGATGATAAAATTTTAACTAAAACTATGATAAATAATTATACTAAAGCTAAAATTTTAATTCCACCTAATAAAAAGAAATATAGTAAAAATCATATTATTCTTCTTATCTTGATTTATTATTTAAAACAAATCTTATCAATAAATGATATAGGTTTATTATTTAATAATATAATAAAAGATTTATCAAACAGTGAAACTAGTAACTTAAATCTTGAAAAAATCTATCAAAGTTTTTTAAATATAAAAAAATTAGAGGCAACTAGTATAAATGAAAATCTCCAAAATAAACTTATTCTAATTAAAAATGAAACAAAAGATTTTTCTGATAACAACATAGAAATCTCCCAAATGTTACTCCAGGTATTATGTGTAATAAATGAAGCTAACACTTACAAAAGAATAGCTGAAAAAATGATAGATGAATTTTTTACTAATTATTTAGATAAATAA